From Salvelinus namaycush isolate Seneca chromosome 9, SaNama_1.0, whole genome shotgun sequence:
gggttgtactcatccttcttcttcctccaaacacggcgagtggagtttagaccaaaaagctctatttttgtcatcagaccacatgaccttctcccattcctcctctggatcatccagatggtcattggcaaacttcagacgagcctggacatgcgctggcttgagcagggggaccttgcgtgcgctgcaggattttaatccatgacggcgtagtgtgttactaatggttttctttgagactgtggtcccagctctcttcaggtcattgaccaggtcctgccgtgtagttctgggctgatccctcaccttcctcatgatcattgatgccccacgaggtgagatcttgcatggagccccagaccgagggtgattgaccgtcatcttgaacttcttccattttctaataattgcgccaacagttgttgccttctcaccaagctgcttgcctattgtcctgtaacCCATCCCAGCCTTGTCCCAGCCTTGtgcaattttatccctgatgtccttacacagctctctggtcttggccattgtggagaggttggagtctgtttgattgagtgtgtggacaggtgtctttttatacaggtaacgagttcaaacaggtgcagttaatacaggtaatgagtggagaacaggagggcttcttaaagaaaaactaacaggtctgtgagagccggaattcttactggttggtaggtgatcaaatacttatgtcatgcaataaaatgcaaattaattacttaaaaatcatacaatgtgattttctggatttttattttagattctcacagttgaagtgtacctatgataaaaaattacagacctctacatgctttgtaagtaggaaaacctgcaaaatcggcagtgtatcaaatacttgttctccccactgtatgtggacATATCCACAGGTTGGACTGTGCCTTTTAATAATGAGCCAATATTCTACCTttggtgtatatgtgtgtgttaacATGGTCATTGAGACTAGAGGAAGACTCATGGAAAGGATGGCGAACATGTCTGTGGTGCTACTGGTGGTGCTAAAATACTGTGACTGTCATTCAGGTGGAGGGATTGCCAAAGCGAGAAAAAAATGTGAAAAGAGCATTATATACAAATCTTTCAAGGAACTACAACCCCTCTTCTGACCTAACCTATTATCTGTATGGTCTTAAAGTGCCGCCATATGCTGACATGCAGCTTTATAGCACCTCCTTTCCACTATGGCCTGACATGCCTGCCACTATCTCAGCTCTGCATTTGACTGCCTAGCCTAGGTGTAAAACCATAATCCTGGTATTATATTGTGGTGGTAGCATATTTAGTAAAAGTGAAACCAAAAAAAGCACCACTGGGGCCTCAATCAAGGTAATAAAACATGGATAGTTATTGTATATAGTAGAATAATGTTAGTTATTGATGTATTGCTCCTGTTTTACAAAACTTTCAGTCAGGGGAACTCTCGAAACCAAAGAATACACAGACCAGAGAAGGTGAACCGTCAAAAGGTTTTATTGTTGTCTGTGAAGGTAATCAATCAAGGCTTCTCATTATTTGACTGAGTCTGTGTTGAAATGTTTCATTCACTTTTCCTGCTTTCAGTCTAATAAATTTTTACACAACAACCTGGCTCAAgagattatttaatttattatTTAGTAAGAAAAATAGAAATCTCAAACACAGAGACAAACCACTTCAGCATACAGTATATTATACCTATTCATTACGAAAAGGCATATTGTAGCTGAACAATATTGTAATCTGTTTATATGATAATAAGGACAAAACACTGCCAATCAGATTGAATAATCCCCATTCCATTCAATATAATTTACGAAACATCCATGGACCCCAATTTACAACTATCACAGTTGATAGTTCACTACTGAAATCTCACTCAGCGTTGCTTTCTTCTGAAGGAGCAGCCTGTATAGGGGTGAGAAAGAGACTGGTAAAGTCAAAAATCAGTAGATATTCGATAGAGCTCTACACTGATATGGGCCTATGCTACTGTGTAAGTTCTTGAGCAATGTGATTATACAACAGTCTTCTTACCCTCAGTGAGGCGACATTTCCCCCCTCTGGGCTGGCACAGGACGAAGGAGCAGCCGCCACAGGGAACCactctctgggcatgactgaaCACTGTGGTGATCCTGTAGCAGCCTGGAATAAAGTTGAAAACAAATATGTTTTTCTGTAACcttatatttttttctttaaataaaccTTTGTAAATGCTTTATTTATTTTCATGCTTTATTTTTTTTTGTGTTGTAAATTATTATAATTCTTATAGATCGGGAAATGGGAAAGCTAATTTAATAATAGTGTGAACACTACATGTAAATAGTTTATCAATGCAAAAAGTTGCAACTTGGGCAGGAtgtaagtgtaacggatgtgaaatggctagctagttagcgggtacgcgctagtagcgtttcaatcagttacgtcacttgctctgaaacctattagtagtgttgccccttgctctgcaagggccgtggcctttgtggagcgatgggtaacgatgcttcgtgggcgaccgttgttgatgtgtgcagagggtccctggtttgcgcccgaggtcggggcgaggggacggtttaaagttatactgtaacattgatgctgttgacccggatcactggttgctgcggaaaaggaggaggttgaaaggggggtgagtgtaacggatgtgaaatggctagctagttagcgggtacgcgctactagcgtttcaatcagttacgtcacttgctctgaaacctattagtagtgttgccccttgctctgcaagggccgcggcttttgtggagcgatgggtaacgacgcttcgtgggtgactgttgttgatgtgtgcagaaggtccctggttcgcgcgaggggacggtttaaagttatactgttacataagctACATCCTTAATACTCACCAGGGCATTTTACATCCATGAAGTAGGAGTTGGGACTCTGAACCAACCTCTTCTTCTTGTGTCTTTGCCTCTCAGCCTCCAAAGTAGGGTGTATTAGGTCCTTATTGAGCTGCAAT
This genomic window contains:
- the LOC120053770 gene encoding 40S ribosomal protein S27-like, whose protein sequence is MSLNKDLIHPTLEAERQRHKKKRLVQSPNSYFMDVKCPGCYRITTVFSHAQRVVPCGGCSFVLCQPRGGKCRLTEGCSFRRKQR